The Marinomonas sp. CT5 genome contains the following window.
GTAATAGCTGAAGAGGCTTACTTTCGTAATCGTCAAGATAGGAAAAAACGGAACCGTTATCAGACGGTGTGGCAAACATGCCACGGATAATATCGATGCGCTCTTCTAAGTAAGCGAACGCCTCTGCGGTATCAACGGTAGGTTGGCCTTTACCTTTGCTATTAGTATAGGTTTTTAGTGCATCTTTCAGGTCGTTGGCAATGCCGAGGTAATCCACTACCAAGCCACCAGGTTTGTCTTTAAAAACGCGGTTTACGCGCGCAATGGCCTGCATCAGATTATGGCTTTTCATTGGCTTGTCTATGTACATGGTGTGACAGCAAGGTGCATCAAAGCCAGTGAGCCACATATCCCGTACAATGACGAGTTTTAGCTCATCGTCTGTATCTTTAAAGCGCTTTTCAAAGAGTTTTTTGGTTTTCTTATCATAGATATGCGCCTGCATCTTTTGACGATCCGAGGCAGAGCCAGTCATGACTATTTTAATGGCGCCTTTGCTGGGATCCTCATCGTGCCATTCTGGTTTAAGCTTAATAATGGCATCGTATAAATCGACACAGATTTCACGGCTCATGCCAACGATCATCGCTTTACCAGGGAAGGTTTCGCAGCGAGTGGTAAAATGCTCCACAAGGTCTTTTGCTACTGCATCAATGCGCGGTTGCGCACCGACCAGTTTTTCGAGAGCAGACCATTGGGATTTAATTCTCTCACGGCTAGCGGTTTCTTCTTCCTCACCGATTTCGTCTTCCACTTCATCGTTCAGTGCTTCTATCTTGTCTTGATTGATATCGAGCTTCGCTAAACGTGATTCATAATAAATAGGCACAGTCGCGCCGTCGTCTACGGCATCTTGAATATCATAAATCGAAACATAATCACCAAAGACACTTCGAGTGTCCTTGTCATCTTTATCAATTGGCGTGCCAGTGAAACCGATAAAGGATGCATTGGGTAGGGCATCACGCATGTACTTGGAATAACCGTACACATAGCGTTTACCAATCACTTCACCTTTCTCGTCTTTTATATCGACTAGACGCGCCTTGTTACCATATTGGCTACGATGGGCTTCATCTGAAATGACAATAATGTTTGAGCGTTCAGAGAGCCTTGGATGCTCCGTTTCTTTTTCCAATAATGAGAACTTTTGAACCGTGGTAAAGATAATGCCACCGGATTGGCGGTCTAGTAGCAACTCACGCAATTCGTCGCGTCCATCGGCTTGCTGCGGCGTTTGTTTTAAGGTTTCACTTGCCATGGAAAAGGTGTTGAAGAGCTGACTATCCAAATCATTACGATCCGTTACTACCACAAGTGTTGGGTTATTAAGCTCGGGCTGTTGTAATAATTTGCTGGCATAACACACCATGGAAATACTTTTTCCGCTGCCTTGGGTATGCCAAACTACCCCTGCTTTTCGGCTACCGGGCTTGACTTTTTCAAGGTAAGTCGCGCGTCGCTCACCAAGCCCCGTTTGACTGTCTGCCGCGATGACGGTTGCTTGCACTGCGGCACGAACAGCGTGGAATTGATGATAGCCAGCAATCTTTTTGATTACTTTGTCGCCATTGTTCTCAAACAAGATAAAGTATCGTAAATAATCCAACAAAAGCTCAGGTTTGAAAAAGCCTCGTATCAAGGTTTCCAATTGAAACTCTAATAACGGTTTATCGTCTTCGTTATTGATGGCTTTCCAAGGTAAGTAACGCTCTTGATTTGCGGTAAGAGAACCAACACGTGCCACCCAGCCGTCACTTACCACTAAGGCTTCGTTAAAGACAAACAAGTCTGAGATTTCGTCTTTATAGGTTTGCAGTTGGTTGTAAGCATTCCAAATATCGGTTTGTTCGTTGGCGGGATTTTTAAGCTCGATCACCGCCATTGGCAGACCATTGATAAACACAACAATATCCGGGCGGCGGTTGCCTTTAGTCCCTGTAATGGTGAACTGATTAACGACTAAGAATTCGTTGTTATTTGGCTCATTAAAGTCGATCAAGCGAACATGAGTATGCTTGGTAATCTGCTCGCCATCTTGCTCAATGGAATATTCAAGCGGCACACCTTCGATCAAATACTTATGAAAGATACGGTTGTTTTTAATGAGGATAGGTGTTTCAGGGGTCGCCACCGTTTTAGCGACTTCGATTAGATTATCGTAAGGCACGAAAGGATTTAGCTTTACCAGTCGATCAATGAAACGCTGGCGCAAAGTGACTTGCTGAAAGTCTTCTCGTTCAGGAGAAGTGCCATCGGGCGCGATGTCGTAGCCATTCACATATTGGTATTTCAGCTCTTGGAACCAGTTTATGCATTGGTGTTCTAGTTGATCTTCTGTAATCACTTCATGGCTCCCAGGCTGTATCTTTTACTAGCCACATCTGTTGCAAGCATTAATATCTTTTCGAGCATAGAGTGATCGTGATTATCGGTTCTATACCAAATGGGTTTGATATTCATACTAAGTAATCTCCCCATTTTTTCTGGTTTATCATCTTGCTTTGGTTCTGGAAGCAGTGCAAAGTGGTTTGGAATTTCGAAATGCCCTTCATCTTTTACTGACTTAAAGAGTTCTAGAGTTCTATCTTGTTCTAAAGAGCATCCTAAAAACAATAGGGAATGGCTAACGTATATTTGCCGAAGTGATCTAGGTAGTTGCTTAGTAAAATCTATAGCATCTGTTCCATATGCTTCGCTATATTGTGTATCAGTGAAAACATATGACTGAGGTTCCTCAACATCACCGTGCAATTTTAGTAAACAATGTTCACCTTTTAACAACTGGGTCACAAAACCATTTTGTGCTTGTTTACCATACATATAACCTTGAAGTGGCCTTCCTCTTAATAGTTCGAAGCGCTTTTCAATTAAGCGGTCAAAATTCGTTGTAATAATACATGAGCTTGTGATTTGAGGTAGTAGATCAATTACTGGTGGAAAAATAGGTTTATCATCTTCATGCGTTGGCTTTAACCTAAACTCGGTTTGAACAAAATTCAAAAAAAGATGCTCATTATGCTGAAATAATATTTCAGCTAGAGGAAGGTAGTCACAAGCTTTTAATAATTGACTTGTTGACTCTACAACCTTTTCGCCCATTGATTTAGCAAGGGATTTTAAAGCATTGCCCCAGCTAGGGTAACCTGCTGGAAGAGATGCTCCCGCACCAATAAAAGGAGCAATTCTTTGTCGTCGAATTGCATCAACAAGATCCATAAATAATGAATACTGATGTGTCTCTTTTAAAAAAACGACTGCATCTCTGTGCATTTCCTCAAGCTTTACGCCGTTCCATTTAGCCAGCTCGTCAAAATAGGTATCTCGTTCAATCCAATAAAGGATTTCGCTGATATCATAGCTAAACTCAGTTTCAGGGTCCGTTAGGCTTTTAATGCGTACTTTCGGGCCTTCGTCAGAGATTTCAACAGAAGCACTGTGGTTTACCTCATCGTTAAACTCAGAATTTTCCGCTAACTTACTTTGTAGATATTGTTCAACACGATTTATAACATAGTTGCTGTCAAAAGATGGTTTATTCACCTGAAATCTCCATCGTGTCTAACTTTACTTCACCAGAAAGTAGTTTAGGAAGTAGGGTGTCCCTGAGTATTGATAGTTCAATATTCTCTCGGACATTACTCTCTATTTTTTGCAAAAATGGAGAAACTATCACATCAAATTTATTTGCTAGCTCAATACCTGAAAACGCTATGGTGTAGGTATCAAAAGTCTTTGTTGTAATCGTATCAAATACTGCACCATGAGTGTTTTGCTGCAATGTGCTTACAGCTTCTTTTAGGTTGAAGTAATTAAAATAGTCTCCCACATCTTTCCCCCTGATGCCGTAGCAAGACTGGTTCATACACATGTCACTCCCTATAAGGGCTAGCTTACCAACTGTTCCGCGAGCCGTTATGATTGTTGTACCTTTTGGCAGGAGTTTTGTAGACGATTTCTGGAGGCCAAGCTCGGTGATTCGCTCTTCAGTATCAACCACAAAGACGTTGCTGCCACTCGGTACATCTTTAACAGAAAACCAAGGAATGCTGCCATTCCAGTAAGTTTCTTCTGAACGTTTTGGTGTGCCGCCACCTGTTAACTGTATCAAATTTGAGAGTGTATTTAGCTTCCACCCCTCCGGTATCAGGCCTAGTTCACTTTCAACCAGTTTTTCTGGAAACAGTGCTGCTGTGGCTTCGTCCATACCGACTGGCTGCTGGCCGTTCATTTTGGCTTTGACGGGATCGAAATCGACAAACCATGATTTAAAGATGGCTCGCGCCATTTCTTCTAGGGTGTTATTTAGACTGTTGTTAGCATCAATTTTTTTATTAATCGATGATAGAGTTTCGGCAACATAGTTTTGGACATACAAAGGAGGGAGCCTTAACTCAATTGCTTTTAGCGAAGTTAAAGGCTGGCCTATTCCTGGAGTTCCAACTTGGGATGCATTCTTTAGAAGTTCATGCTTGCCTAATCTACTTTTGAAAAAATAGTAAAGAAACTCAGGGTTTACTTTATCAGTATCACAGCTTAGCTTCATCATGCTGGATGAAAGTACATACCTCTCATCAGCTTGGATAATCCCCACCTCACCTATAGAACCTCTATGGGGGAAAACGAGATCATTTTTATAAACATTACAACTTCTTAATTCATCAGCTTTTTCACGAGTTATGTATACAAAATCGCCTACAAAAGTCGGCCCTGAGGATAAATTTGTACCACGGATCACAGGGATGCCACTATTTACATAGCAATCGCTTTTCATCCTTGAACCAAAAGGGCCAATAGCAAGAGCACCTTTATTTTTGGCTTTCAGATCATCGATCTTTATTAAAGGCCAATCAGAATTCATAACCCAACCCCGCTAGGTTCTTTCTAATCTCCGCTTCTAGCTTGGCGGATTCGGTAAATTGCTCGCTGAGCTTTTGCGTTAGGTCGGCCATTTTCTCGGCAAAGGGAATGCCGTTATCTTCCACATCCGCTGCGCCCACATAACGGCCTGGTGTGAGAACATAATCGTGTTTTTGGATGTCGGCTAGGGTCGCGGATTTACAGAAACCGGCGATATCAGAATAGGGCGTAAGGTCACTTACCTCATCCTTGGTGGTCTTCCAAGCGTGGAAAGTATCGGCGACTTTGCGAATGTCGTCCCAAGTAAAGTCGCGTAGTACGCGGTCTTTCATATAACCAAGGTTACGAGCGTCGATAAATAAGATCTCTTCCGAGCGGTCACGCAGTTTGCGTCCGGCTTTGTCTGTACGCATGCCTTTGTTTTTGGTGAGGAACCAAATACAAGCGGGGATTTGCGTATTGGTAAAGAGCTGGCCGGGTAGGGCGACCATACACTCCACAAGATCATTTTCGATCAGCGCTTTACGAATCTCCCCTTCGTTATTGGTGGTGGAACTCATCGAGCCATTGGCGAGCAATAGGGCTTGGGAGCCATCGGGCGCAAGGTGATGCAGCATATGTTGCAGCCAAGCAAAGTTGGCGTTACCGGCGGGGGGCGTGCCGTATTTCCAACGTGGGTCGTTGTCGTCTACGCCCGTGTTCCATTCCTTCATATTGAAGGGCGGATTCGCCATAATAAAGTCAGCACGTAAATCGGGATGCTGATCATTGGTATAGGTACTGGCAGGCTCTTTACCAAAGTCATAGTCTAAACCGCGAATCGCCATGTTCATGGCAGCCAGTTGCCAAGTGGTGTAGTTGTACTCTTGGCCGTAGATGGAAATTTTCTGCTTTTGCGTGATCGGGTCGATGTCGTATTGATTGGCATAACGTTCGATAAACTTTTCCGATTGCACAAAGAAGCCACCGGAACCCATGGCAGGGTCGTAGACGCGACCTTCGAAGGGCTCGATCATTTCTACAATTAAGCTAACGATGGAGGCGGGTGTATAGAACTGACCGCCTTTTTTGCCCTCTGCTAGAGCAAATTGACCGAGGAAATATTCGTAAATATGACCAAGAATATCTTTGCTGTTGAGCGATTTGTGGTTAAACGGAATGGTGGCAATCAGGTTGATCAGCTCGTTAAGCTTGGCTTGATCAATTCGCAGCTGAGCGTAATGTTTGTTCAGTACGCCTTTGAGTTTTTTGTTTTCGCGCTCAATGCCTTCTAATGCGTTGTCTATCAAGTGACCGACTGAGGTGATTTTCTTGGTTTTACCGTCGATTTCTAAATCCGCACCACCGATCACCACTGGGCCATTATCTTGAAGGAACGACCAACGCGACTCGGTCGGTAGCCAAAAGACGTTTTTCTCGGTGTAGTAGTCCCGTTGCTCCAGCTCGATGGCGATTTCTTCGGCCAATTCTTCCGCGCTAAAGCCTTCTGGGTCTAAATAGTATTCGTGTTCTGGGTTGGCAAGGTCGGCTTTGATCTCTTCCTGACGAATGGTAAAGGCATCAGACACGTATTTAACGAATATCAGTCCAAGTACGGCGTGTTTATATTGTGAAGCATCTAGTGAAGCACGCAATTTGTCGGCGGCGTTCCAGAGTTTTTTCTCTAACTCTTTTAAGTATTCCTGTTCTTGGTTGTTCATATAGGTCTTCTAATAAGGGCGTGAAAATTTAAATGTCAAAAAATTCTTCGTCTATTTGCTTTATATGCAATGTCTGTTGTGTCTGGCAGCCTATGTTATAGCGCAGCATCAACTTAGCAAGCTGTTCGCCATTTATTAGTACGACTTGCGCACTGAATTTTTGTGATTCTGTGATGGCGTTGGTTGAGAAGTCTGATGTGGTCACAAAGATTCCCTTTTTTGATTTCACTTTGTCTAAGGCACCTGCAAAGCTGTTCATTTGTTCTGGTGTAATATTGCGGCCTTGAGCATAGCGTTTGGCTTGGATGTAAATTTGCTCAACGCCTAGTGGGTCTTGGTTTATCACGCCGTCGACGCCGCCATCGTATGCACCACCTAAGCGATGTCCTGAGCCATTAATGCCGTAACCCATGGCAATAAGTAGATCGATAAGCAATTGTTCAAAGAAAGCCGGCGTGACGTTACGAGTGCGCTCTAGAATGTCTTGTGCGAGGGCATCGTTGATGGTTTTGTAGGCATTACGCAATACTTCGTCGGGGGTGTCGTTGGCATCGACGTTTTGCTCTTCTAGTGTTTTTGCATCGTTTGTTTTTGCACTGGTGCTGGTGAAGTCGATGAATTCTTCAAACTGTTTTAAATATTGGGTATTAATCTCTGTACTTGAATCGCTTAGGGCGTTTAATCCACGTTGAGTAATTTGAAAATGGGCGCGGCGTGGGCTGTCGATTAAACCGGCTTTGCTCAGATAGGTGCGTGCCCAACCCACACGATTGTCGATGATGGGTTGTTTGCCACTGGGCAAAGGTTCAGCACGTTCCGCTTCTGACAGTTGGAAATGATCGCTAATGGCCGTAATGATGTCTCTTAATTTTACTTCCGTATCCGATGCATTGTTGACGGCTTCCAAAAAAGGCCTCATGCAGTCTTGGTAATTAGGGATCATGCTCTTCCTTAAGTGATTATGGATAGGTGGTGTAGTTTACCCTGTGTTGCTTTGTTGGTAGAAGCAAGAATGCAAATTTAAGCGATATAACAAACCAAAAAAAAACC
Protein-coding sequences here:
- a CDS encoding SIR2 family protein translates to MNKPSFDSNYVINRVEQYLQSKLAENSEFNDEVNHSASVEISDEGPKVRIKSLTDPETEFSYDISEILYWIERDTYFDELAKWNGVKLEEMHRDAVVFLKETHQYSLFMDLVDAIRRQRIAPFIGAGASLPAGYPSWGNALKSLAKSMGEKVVESTSQLLKACDYLPLAEILFQHNEHLFLNFVQTEFRLKPTHEDDKPIFPPVIDLLPQITSSCIITTNFDRLIEKRFELLRGRPLQGYMYGKQAQNGFVTQLLKGEHCLLKLHGDVEEPQSYVFTDTQYSEAYGTDAIDFTKQLPRSLRQIYVSHSLLFLGCSLEQDRTLELFKSVKDEGHFEIPNHFALLPEPKQDDKPEKMGRLLSMNIKPIWYRTDNHDHSMLEKILMLATDVASKRYSLGAMK
- a CDS encoding class I SAM-dependent DNA methyltransferase; this encodes MNNQEQEYLKELEKKLWNAADKLRASLDASQYKHAVLGLIFVKYVSDAFTIRQEEIKADLANPEHEYYLDPEGFSAEELAEEIAIELEQRDYYTEKNVFWLPTESRWSFLQDNGPVVIGGADLEIDGKTKKITSVGHLIDNALEGIERENKKLKGVLNKHYAQLRIDQAKLNELINLIATIPFNHKSLNSKDILGHIYEYFLGQFALAEGKKGGQFYTPASIVSLIVEMIEPFEGRVYDPAMGSGGFFVQSEKFIERYANQYDIDPITQKQKISIYGQEYNYTTWQLAAMNMAIRGLDYDFGKEPASTYTNDQHPDLRADFIMANPPFNMKEWNTGVDDNDPRWKYGTPPAGNANFAWLQHMLHHLAPDGSQALLLANGSMSSTTNNEGEIRKALIENDLVECMVALPGQLFTNTQIPACIWFLTKNKGMRTDKAGRKLRDRSEEILFIDARNLGYMKDRVLRDFTWDDIRKVADTFHAWKTTKDEVSDLTPYSDIAGFCKSATLADIQKHDYVLTPGRYVGAADVEDNGIPFAEKMADLTQKLSEQFTESAKLEAEIRKNLAGLGYEF
- a CDS encoding type I restriction endonuclease subunit R — translated: MITEDQLEHQCINWFQELKYQYVNGYDIAPDGTSPEREDFQQVTLRQRFIDRLVKLNPFVPYDNLIEVAKTVATPETPILIKNNRIFHKYLIEGVPLEYSIEQDGEQITKHTHVRLIDFNEPNNNEFLVVNQFTITGTKGNRRPDIVVFINGLPMAVIELKNPANEQTDIWNAYNQLQTYKDEISDLFVFNEALVVSDGWVARVGSLTANQERYLPWKAINNEDDKPLLEFQLETLIRGFFKPELLLDYLRYFILFENNGDKVIKKIAGYHQFHAVRAAVQATVIAADSQTGLGERRATYLEKVKPGSRKAGVVWHTQGSGKSISMVCYASKLLQQPELNNPTLVVVTDRNDLDSQLFNTFSMASETLKQTPQQADGRDELRELLLDRQSGGIIFTTVQKFSLLEKETEHPRLSERSNIIVISDEAHRSQYGNKARLVDIKDEKGEVIGKRYVYGYSKYMRDALPNASFIGFTGTPIDKDDKDTRSVFGDYVSIYDIQDAVDDGATVPIYYESRLAKLDINQDKIEALNDEVEDEIGEEEETASRERIKSQWSALEKLVGAQPRIDAVAKDLVEHFTTRCETFPGKAMIVGMSREICVDLYDAIIKLKPEWHDEDPSKGAIKIVMTGSASDRQKMQAHIYDKKTKKLFEKRFKDTDDELKLVIVRDMWLTGFDAPCCHTMYIDKPMKSHNLMQAIARVNRVFKDKPGGLVVDYLGIANDLKDALKTYTNSKGKGQPTVDTAEAFAYLEERIDIIRGMFATPSDNGSVFSYLDDYESKPLQLLPGAVNHISGLSHTNREGKEVRDGKRRFLDAMAQLNKAYSLCNTLDEVEPYKSEIAFYGAVKTAFLKHSTVDQKRSDELRNSALRQILNNAIVSDGVDDIFSTVGLDKPNIGLLSDEFLEDMKHMKEKNLAVELLEKLLRDEVKARMKTDKVQEKKYSDRIMATLQKYHNRSIETAQVIEELIQWAKEMQADAEMMKEMNLTADEIAFYRALVANEASVRELGDDNLRKLAIELTHQLRKSATVDWSKRESVRARMRNLVRRLLRRFKYPPDKSDEAIRLVLEQAEALSDSWA
- a CDS encoding winged helix-turn-helix domain-containing protein → MIPNYQDCMRPFLEAVNNASDTEVKLRDIITAISDHFQLSEAERAEPLPSGKQPIIDNRVGWARTYLSKAGLIDSPRRAHFQITQRGLNALSDSSTEINTQYLKQFEEFIDFTSTSAKTNDAKTLEEQNVDANDTPDEVLRNAYKTINDALAQDILERTRNVTPAFFEQLLIDLLIAMGYGINGSGHRLGGAYDGGVDGVINQDPLGVEQIYIQAKRYAQGRNITPEQMNSFAGALDKVKSKKGIFVTTSDFSTNAITESQKFSAQVVLINGEQLAKLMLRYNIGCQTQQTLHIKQIDEEFFDI
- a CDS encoding restriction endonuclease subunit S gives rise to the protein MNSDWPLIKIDDLKAKNKGALAIGPFGSRMKSDCYVNSGIPVIRGTNLSSGPTFVGDFVYITREKADELRSCNVYKNDLVFPHRGSIGEVGIIQADERYVLSSSMMKLSCDTDKVNPEFLYYFFKSRLGKHELLKNASQVGTPGIGQPLTSLKAIELRLPPLYVQNYVAETLSSINKKIDANNSLNNTLEEMARAIFKSWFVDFDPVKAKMNGQQPVGMDEATAALFPEKLVESELGLIPEGWKLNTLSNLIQLTGGGTPKRSEETYWNGSIPWFSVKDVPSGSNVFVVDTEERITELGLQKSSTKLLPKGTTIITARGTVGKLALIGSDMCMNQSCYGIRGKDVGDYFNYFNLKEAVSTLQQNTHGAVFDTITTKTFDTYTIAFSGIELANKFDVIVSPFLQKIESNVRENIELSILRDTLLPKLLSGEVKLDTMEISGE